From the Lathyrus oleraceus cultivar Zhongwan6 chromosome 4, CAAS_Psat_ZW6_1.0, whole genome shotgun sequence genome, one window contains:
- the LOC127073592 gene encoding protein kinase PINOID 2 codes for MATTPYRDEPDYDSSSSSITVPESTRSWMSNLSFGSRRRRSSVSVSSTTTYTSSTLSSNAKPHKANQIAWEAMSRLRLDKGRVGLDHFRLLKRLGSGDIGNVYLCQIRNPVVGLPQCSYAMKVVDREALAIRKKLQRAEMEKEILRMLDHPFLPTLYTEFDASHYSCLVMEFCPGGDLYASRQRQPGKRFSLSSSKFYAAETLLALEYLHMMGIVYRDLKPENVLVREDGHIMLSDFDLSLKCDVVPKLLRTKTRLERSIKTTTKRASTTPSCISPMQPVLSCLLSSTSKKKKTKVETVIRENVQEEFEVDLDPDFVAEPIEARSKSFVGTHEYLAPEVILGQGHGSAVDWWTFGVFLYEMLYGRTPFKGENNEKTLVNILKQELCFPRITVSSNYEFEEMVKVQDLISKLLVKNPNKRIGSCLGSVEIKRHEFFKGVNWALIRSVKPPEVPSDKNKIRNRVMVPKLSKKDRDQPFQPNHRFDYF; via the exons ATGGCCACCACACCTTACAGAGATGAACCTGACTACGACAGCAGCTCCTCCTCCATCACCGTACCAGAATCCACCCGGAGCTGGATGAGTAACCTCAGCTTCGGAAGCCGCCGTCGCAGAAGCTCCGTCTCCGTCTCTTCCACCACCACATACACCTCTTCAACTCTATCTTCCAACGCTAAACCTCACAAGGCAAACCAAATTGCATGGGAAGCCATGAGCCGACTCCGACTCGACAAAGGCCGAGTCGGACTCGACCACTTCCGACTCTTGAAACGGCTCGGAAGTGGCGACATAGGAAATGTGTATCTTTGTCAGATAAGAAACCCGGTGGTGGGTTTGCCGCAGTGTTCGTATGCTATGAAAGTCGTTGATAGAGAAGCACTTGCTATAAGGAAGAAGCTCCAGAGAGCGGAGATGGAGAAGGAGATTTTGCGTATGCTTGATCACCCTTTCTTGCCTACTTTGTATACCGAGTTTGATGCTTCTCATTACTCTTGTTTGGTCATGGAGTTTTGTCCTGGTGGCGATTTATATGCTTCTCGCCAACGCCAACCTGGGAAGCGCTTTTCCTTATCATCCTCTAA GTTTTATGCAGCTGAGACACTATTGGCGCTAGAATATCTACACATGATGGGAATAGTATACAGAGATTTGAAGCCAGAGAATGTTTTAGTAAGAGAAGATGGACACATAATGCTATCAGATTTTGATCTTTCTCTGAAATGCGACGTCGTTCCAAAGCTGTTAAGAACCAAAACAAGGTTAGAACGTAGCATCAAAACTACTACAAAGAGAGCTTCAACGACACCTTCATGCATTTCACCCATGCAACCAGTTTTGTCATGTTTGTTATCATCAACAAGcaagaaaaagaaaacaaaagtTGAAACAGTTATAAGAGAGAATGTTCAAGAGGAGTTTGAGGTTGATCTTGATCCTGATTTTGTAGCGGAACCAATTGAAGCAAGATCAAAATCATTCGTTGGGACGCATGAGTATTTAGCACCAGAAGTTATATTAGGACAAGGTCATGGAAGTGCAGTGGATTGGTGGACATTCGGTGTTTTTCTATACGAGATGTTATATGGTAGAACACCGTTTAAAGGTGAAAACAATGAGAAAACATTGGTTAACATTCTTAAACAGGAACTGTGTTTTCCTAGGATTACTGTGAGTAGTAATtatgagtttgaagaaatggtGAAAGTTCAAGATCTTATAAGTAAATTGTTGGTGAAGAATCCAAATAAGAGAATTGGAAGTTGTTTGGGTTCTGTTGAGATTAAAAGACATGAGTTTTTCAAAGGTGTTAATTGGGCTTTGATTAGATCAGTTAAACCTCCTGAAGTTCCCAGTGATAAGAACAAGATTAGGAATAGGGTTATGGTGCCTAAATTAAGCAAGAAAGATAGAGATCAACCATTTCAACCTAATCATCGATTTGATTACTTTTAA